A stretch of the Fretibacterium sp. OH1220_COT-178 genome encodes the following:
- a CDS encoding carbon-nitrogen family hydrolase, which translates to MKIRVGVLQFDIALGDRERNRATLRRWLSSALVPSELPTAVTVPEIWDVGYALDRAGQLADPEGAGAAEFLGSAAREYGVWFVGGSVLASTSEGFANRAQVIDPQGRLVAHYDKAHLIRLMDEDKYFVPGRTTCRFDLAGVRAGCVICYDIRFCEWVRLYALEGAEVLFVSAEWPASRIDHWEALLRARAIENQMFVVACNRCGTTDGTRFGGRSMILGPKGETLFRAGEGEEAGFVTIDTDEVARTRSFLTVFKDRAPEAYGALTTQKQEG; encoded by the coding sequence GTGAAAATCCGCGTGGGCGTATTGCAGTTCGACATCGCGTTGGGAGATCGCGAGCGCAACCGGGCAACGCTCCGCCGCTGGCTTTCATCGGCGCTCGTCCCCTCCGAACTCCCTACTGCCGTCACCGTCCCTGAAATTTGGGACGTGGGTTATGCGCTCGATCGGGCGGGGCAGCTTGCCGATCCGGAGGGTGCCGGCGCGGCGGAGTTCCTTGGCTCGGCGGCTCGTGAGTACGGAGTATGGTTCGTCGGCGGGTCCGTTCTGGCCTCCACATCCGAAGGTTTTGCCAACCGTGCGCAGGTCATCGACCCTCAGGGCCGTCTCGTGGCACATTACGACAAGGCCCACCTGATCCGCCTGATGGATGAGGACAAATATTTCGTCCCCGGGCGCACGACGTGCCGCTTCGATCTCGCCGGAGTGAGGGCCGGTTGTGTCATTTGCTACGACATTCGCTTCTGCGAGTGGGTCCGGCTCTACGCGCTCGAGGGGGCGGAGGTCCTCTTCGTCAGCGCGGAGTGGCCCGCCTCGAGGATCGACCATTGGGAGGCCCTTTTGCGGGCCCGGGCCATAGAGAACCAGATGTTCGTCGTGGCCTGCAACCGATGCGGGACGACGGACGGCACCCGATTCGGCGGCCGCTCCATGATCCTGGGGCCGAAGGGAGAGACCCTCTTCCGCGCCGGCGAAGGGGAGGAGGCGGGCTTCGTCACCATCGATACGGACGAGGTGGCGAGGACCAGAAGTTTCCTTACGGTGTTCAAGGACAGGGCGCCGGAGGCGTACGGCGCTTTGACGACTCAAAAACAGGAAGGATGA
- a CDS encoding DUF2848 family protein — protein sequence MKSVVLRKDGASHEIALTWDVCVAAGYTGRDQASVRAHVEELRKIGVPAPESVPSMYWVDPERVASSRLLWVVGGSTSGEGEVFLARCAGGNLHVTVASDHTDRSLETVSVAKAKQVCSKTVGSVCWRVDDVREHWDSIELRVWNDGKLYQEGALGKMLPPERLFELACGDAPMPGGRIALFSGTLPVLGEGLIYGSHYVLSLKDPVLEREIRHEYSVRVLPDRN from the coding sequence ATGAAGTCGGTGGTGTTGCGAAAGGACGGTGCGTCCCACGAAATAGCCCTGACGTGGGACGTCTGTGTGGCGGCGGGGTATACCGGCCGGGATCAGGCGAGCGTCCGGGCCCATGTCGAGGAGCTGCGAAAGATAGGGGTTCCCGCGCCGGAATCTGTGCCCTCGATGTATTGGGTGGATCCGGAGCGCGTGGCGTCCTCCAGGCTCCTGTGGGTTGTCGGGGGCTCGACCTCGGGTGAGGGCGAGGTCTTTCTGGCGCGCTGCGCCGGAGGCAATCTGCATGTCACGGTGGCAAGCGACCACACGGATCGTTCCCTTGAGACCGTTTCAGTGGCCAAGGCCAAGCAGGTCTGCTCCAAGACCGTCGGGTCGGTCTGCTGGAGGGTCGATGACGTGAGGGAGCATTGGGACTCCATAGAGCTGCGGGTCTGGAATGACGGCAAGCTCTATCAGGAGGGGGCCCTGGGAAAAATGCTGCCCCCGGAGCGTCTCTTCGAGCTGGCGTGCGGGGACGCCCCCATGCCGGGCGGGCGCATCGCGCTCTTCAGCGGGACGCTGCCGGTGTTGGGCGAGGGGTTGATTTACGGAAGCCATTACGTGCTTTCTCTGAAGGACCCCGTCCTTGAACGGGAAATCCGTCATGAGTACTCCGTCCGGGTTCTTCCGGACAGGAATTGA
- a CDS encoding GntR family transcriptional regulator, which yields MKDDCLASGVYARIKTDILSLVHPPGAILQERQLAEKFNVSRTPVREAIQRLSQEGWLTVNARRNIQVRDASTLNLRKLFLARRVLEDDAVDLAFAGGLDGTVVRRMRDLANAMHKARDDLFTFITTDQSFHSTFFAVSGNEYLQKFWRCVSEDMIWFGMLAMDEQRYDDVLDEHGAILGALEKRRKSAVKAAIRAHLDSTESILIGKLHDKECLRGVTSPPERER from the coding sequence ATGAAGGACGATTGTCTCGCCTCCGGAGTCTACGCCAGGATAAAAACGGACATTCTCTCTCTGGTCCACCCTCCGGGGGCGATCCTTCAGGAACGCCAGCTTGCGGAGAAGTTCAACGTCAGCCGTACGCCCGTCCGCGAGGCGATCCAGCGTCTTTCCCAGGAGGGCTGGCTCACGGTGAACGCGAGAAGGAACATCCAGGTGCGCGATGCCTCCACCTTGAATTTGCGCAAACTCTTTCTGGCGCGACGGGTGCTGGAGGATGATGCCGTGGACCTCGCCTTTGCCGGGGGGCTCGACGGCACGGTGGTCCGGCGTATGAGGGACCTTGCCAACGCGATGCACAAGGCAAGGGACGATCTCTTCACCTTCATTACGACGGATCAGTCCTTCCACTCGACTTTTTTTGCCGTGTCTGGAAACGAGTATCTGCAGAAATTCTGGCGCTGTGTCAGCGAGGACATGATCTGGTTCGGCATGCTGGCCATGGACGAACAGCGGTACGACGACGTCCTGGACGAGCACGGCGCGATCCTCGGGGCGTTGGAGAAAAGACGGAAGAGTGCCGTGAAGGCGGCCATTCGGGCACACCTGGATTCCACGGAGAGTATTTTGATAGGGAAGCTCCACGACAAGGAGTGCCTGAGGGGCGTGACATCGCCCCCAGAACGGGAGAGGTGA
- a CDS encoding helix-turn-helix domain-containing protein gives MKQKRAALSQKDIKRIKVLELVVNGMVTNQEAAESLKLCRRQIIRLGKKYLEQSETGIVHGNRGRHPLHRIGEHIRLKVLGLYRERKLFLQGTNLCPNHPWKRSFRKNDHPISGLGETKATFSLNTWR, from the coding sequence ATGAAGCAGAAGCGAGCGGCGTTGTCGCAAAAAGATATCAAGCGCATCAAGGTCTTGGAGCTGGTGGTCAACGGGATGGTGACCAATCAGGAGGCTGCGGAGTCCTTAAAGCTCTGTCGGAGGCAGATCATCAGACTCGGGAAAAAGTACCTGGAACAAAGCGAAACAGGCATCGTTCACGGCAACAGAGGCAGACATCCTCTGCACAGGATTGGAGAGCACATCCGACTCAAAGTGCTCGGTCTCTACCGGGAGCGGAAGCTTTTCCTACAGGGGACAAACCTATGCCCCAACCACCCCTGGAAGCGCTCTTTCAGGAAAAACGATCACCCTATCTCGGGGCTGGGGGAAACAAAGGCGACATTTTCTCTGAACACTTGGAGGTGA
- a CDS encoding MBL fold metallo-hydrolase, producing MTMVEFVKVLAAAGMVMALGGTAFAAEGYKGSIGKFEMPGLTVHAYNSAEGMLDGSVVFETEKELVLLEPQSMPESAKDLKRYINGLGKPLAAVIVSYHGAGLSHYKGIPIYASKAAVEFAKDGRAAALFENFAKGVPGFDSKVVVPDQSLEGPNASIGGIDFSLEYDDVPAPAPGMTIAVPSAKVVYLHMLGGDTHSILGSAGHIEAFAEALRKMKGKGYELILTSHHVPEKPEALDKKIAYLEKTKEILTASGTKEEFVAAMKKAFPDYRGEGYLEMSAANLYK from the coding sequence ATGACTATGGTAGAGTTCGTTAAGGTGTTGGCGGCAGCAGGAATGGTGATGGCACTCGGAGGCACCGCGTTTGCCGCGGAGGGCTATAAGGGCAGTATAGGGAAGTTCGAGATGCCGGGATTGACCGTACACGCGTACAACTCCGCGGAGGGTATGCTGGACGGTTCCGTCGTGTTCGAGACGGAGAAGGAGCTCGTCCTGCTGGAGCCCCAGTCCATGCCGGAGTCGGCGAAGGATCTGAAGCGGTACATCAACGGGCTGGGCAAGCCCCTCGCGGCAGTGATCGTATCGTACCACGGAGCGGGGCTGTCCCACTATAAAGGCATTCCCATCTACGCCAGCAAGGCGGCCGTGGAGTTCGCCAAGGACGGCAGGGCCGCCGCGCTGTTCGAGAATTTCGCCAAGGGCGTTCCGGGGTTCGATTCAAAGGTGGTCGTTCCCGACCAGTCCCTCGAGGGGCCGAACGCCAGCATCGGAGGCATCGATTTTTCCCTGGAGTACGACGATGTCCCGGCCCCGGCGCCCGGCATGACGATCGCGGTCCCCTCCGCAAAGGTCGTTTATCTGCATATGCTGGGCGGCGACACCCACTCCATTCTGGGCAGCGCGGGGCATATCGAGGCGTTCGCCGAAGCCCTCCGCAAGATGAAGGGCAAGGGATACGAGCTGATTCTGACCTCGCATCATGTCCCCGAGAAGCCGGAGGCCCTGGACAAAAAGATCGCCTACCTTGAGAAGACCAAGGAGATCCTGACCGCTTCCGGGACGAAGGAAGAATTTGTCGCGGCCATGAAGAAGGCGTTTCCCGACTATCGGGGCGAGGGATATCTGGAGATGAGCGCCGCCAACCTCTACAAGTAG
- a CDS encoding MarR family winged helix-turn-helix transcriptional regulator, which produces MMRIGDDIAHNIALLRNGINTFLMARLTEEGVVGLAPSHGAVLVALYEGGAQPMKAVCDRVNRDKSTLTVLARKLESLGYIRREADKNDSRVTILCLTEKGIAFRALFERISEELRRTVWGDASEREKEAFCRQLSEMTKRIELAASGARAGADTP; this is translated from the coding sequence ATGATGAGAATTGGGGACGACATCGCACACAATATTGCCCTTTTGAGGAATGGCATCAACACGTTCCTTATGGCCCGCTTGACCGAGGAGGGGGTCGTAGGGTTGGCGCCGTCCCACGGAGCCGTGCTGGTGGCGCTGTACGAAGGCGGGGCTCAGCCGATGAAAGCCGTTTGCGATCGGGTGAACAGGGACAAGAGCACGCTTACGGTCCTGGCGCGCAAGCTCGAGTCCCTCGGGTATATAAGGAGGGAGGCGGATAAGAACGACAGCCGGGTCACGATTCTTTGCCTGACGGAAAAAGGCATCGCTTTTCGGGCGCTGTTCGAACGCATCTCCGAGGAACTGCGCCGTACGGTGTGGGGAGACGCTTCCGAGAGGGAGAAAGAGGCGTTCTGCCGGCAGCTTTCGGAGATGACGAAACGCATAGAGTTGGCCGCTTCCGGGGCACGCGCCGGGGCGGACACACCATAA
- a CDS encoding DDE-type integrase/transposase/recombinase: MLRQTDASKFEWFGKGKGYAALHAYIDDVTGWVVGAWFTKNESTAGYVAALSIGLERYGLPMEIYSDRHTIFRSPQKSSEEEGEERSLSNFGQGLKDFGIGQIFALTPKAKGRIERLWNTLQDRLTGDPRLLGIKDIDGANPLRGLRKVLPKLIAKHNEKFAVLPAEQETAYVKPVERIDVDFLCARRQTRKTDGGGSFSYGGRTYVPTTPEKRSFRKNAHPISELGETKATFSLNT; this comes from the coding sequence ATGCTCCGGCAGACCGATGCCTCAAAGTTCGAGTGGTTCGGCAAGGGGAAGGGCTATGCTGCCCTCCACGCCTACATCGATGACGTCACCGGATGGGTCGTCGGCGCCTGGTTCACCAAGAACGAGAGCACCGCAGGTTATGTCGCCGCTCTCAGCATCGGCCTGGAACGGTATGGTCTGCCCATGGAGATTTACAGCGACAGGCACACGATTTTCCGTTCCCCTCAGAAATCCTCCGAAGAAGAGGGCGAAGAACGCTCCTTGAGCAACTTCGGACAGGGGTTGAAGGACTTTGGCATAGGCCAGATCTTTGCCCTCACCCCGAAGGCAAAGGGGCGCATCGAGCGCCTGTGGAACACCTTGCAGGACAGGCTGACCGGGGATCCGAGACTCCTCGGCATCAAAGACATAGATGGAGCCAACCCCCTTCGGGGACTCCGCAAGGTCCTGCCCAAGCTCATCGCAAAGCACAACGAGAAGTTTGCCGTTCTGCCCGCAGAACAGGAGACCGCCTACGTGAAGCCTGTGGAGAGGATCGATGTCGATTTCCTCTGCGCACGACGCCAAACGCGTAAAACAGACGGGGGCGGAAGCTTTTCCTACGGAGGACGAACCTATGTCCCCACCACCCCTGAGAAGCGCTCTTTCAGGAAAAACGCTCACCCTATCTCGGAACTGGGGGAAACAAAGGCGACATTTTCTCTGAATACTTAG